Proteins co-encoded in one Setaria viridis chromosome 9, Setaria_viridis_v4.0, whole genome shotgun sequence genomic window:
- the LOC117836917 gene encoding peroxidase 51, with the protein MARPPLLVLAVAAAAVCGLAQPGAADLKVDYYASTCPNVEAIVRGVVQQKMQATIRSIGSTIRLFFHDCFVEGCDGSVLIESTPDNQAEKDASDNKSLAFEGFDTVRSAKAAVEAACPDTVSCADVLALATRDAIAMSGGPSFPIELGRLDGLSSNASSVPGQLPEPNQTMDQLLAVFKAHGLNMSDLVALSAAHSVGLAHCSKFSNRLYRYQPGQPTDPTLNPTYARFLESKCPDGGPDNLVLMDQASPAQLDNQYYRNLQDGGGLLGSDELLYTDNRTRAMVDALANSTTAFYKAFADAIVRLGRVGVKSGRRGNIRKQCDVFN; encoded by the exons ATGGCTAGACCGCCGTTGCTCGTcctcgcggtcgccgccgccgccgtctgcgGCCTCGCGCAGCCTGGAGCGGCCGACCTGAAGGTGGACTACTACGCGAGCACCTGCCCGAACGTGGAGGCCATCGTGCGCGGCGTGGTGCAGCAGAAGATGCAGGCCACCATCCGGAGCATCGGCTCCACCATCCGCctcttcttccacgactgcttcgtagAG GGTTGCGACGGGTCGGTGCTGATCGAGTCGACGCCGGACAACCAGGCCGAGAAGGACGCCTCCGACAACAAGTCCCTCGCGTTCGAAGGCTTCGACACGGTGCGGAGCGCCAAGGCCGCCGTCGAGGCCGCCTGCCCCGAcaccgtctcctgcgccgacgtgCTCGCCCTCGCCACTCGAGACGCGATCGCCATG AGTGGCGGGCCCTCCTTCCCGATTGAGCTGGGCAGGCTGGACGGCCTGAGCTCCAACGCCAGCAGCGTACCAGGCCAGCTGCCCGAGCCGAACCAGACCATGGACCAGCTGCTGGCGGTCTTCAAGGCGCACGGGCTCAACATGTCCGACCTCGTCGCGCTCTCAGCGGCGCACAGCGTGGGTCTGGCGCACTGCAGCAAGTTCTCGAACCGGCTGTACAGGTACCAGCCGGGGCAGCCGACGGACCCGACGCTGAACCCCACGTACGCGAGGTTCCTGGAGAGCAAGTGCCCCGACGGCGGCCCGGACAACCTGGTGCTCATGGACCAGGCCTCGCCGGCGCAGCTCGACAACCAGTACTACCGGAACctgcaggacggcggcgggctgcTGGGCTCCGACGAGCTGCTCTACACCGACAACCGGACGCGGGCCATGGTGGACGCGCTCGCCaacagcaccaccgccttctaCAAGGCCTTCGCCGACGCCATCGTCAGGCTCGGCCGCGTCGGGGTCAAGTCCGGCAGGCGGGGCAACATCCGCAAGCAGTGCGACGTCTTCAACTGA
- the LOC117840521 gene encoding peroxidase 51: MGAEIRILAAFLAALAAAAGVAAQLRQDYYAAVCPDLESIVRDAVSQKVQDQPVAVGATIRLFFHDCFVEGCDASVIMVSTGNNTAEKDHPSNLSLAGDGFDTVIKAKAAVDAVPACTNQVSCADILALATRDVIALAGGPSYAVELGRLDGLVSLSTNVDGKLPPPSFDLDQLTTLFAAKNLSQADMIALSGAHTLGFAHCNTFAGRIQPESVDPTMNATYAADLQAACPAGVDPNIALQLDPVTPQAFDNQYFVNLVNGRGLFTSDQVLYSDARSQPTVVAWAQNATDFEQAFVDAMTKLGRVDVKTDPSLGNIRRDCAFLN; encoded by the exons ATGGGCGCCGAGATCAGGATCCTGGCGGCGTTCTTGGCGGCgctcgcggcggccgccggcgtggcggcgcagCTGCGGCAGGACTACTACGCCGCGGTGTGCCCCGACCTGGAGAGCATCGTGCGCGACGCCGTGTCCCAGAAGGTCCAGGACCagcccgtcgccgtcggcgccaCCATTCGCctcttcttccacgactgcttcgtcgaG GGATGCGACGCGTCCGTGATCATGGTGTCGACGGGGAACAACACGGCGGAGAAGGACCACCCCAGCAACCtctccctcgccggcgacggcttcGACACGGTCATCAAGGCCAaggccgccgtcgacgccgtgCCGGCGTGCACGAACCaggtctcctgcgccgacatcctcgcccTGGCCACCCGGGACGTCATCGCCCTG GCTGGCGGGCCGTCGTACGCGGTGGAGCTCGGGAGGCTGGACGGGCTGGTGTCGCTGTCGACCAACGTCGACGggaagctgccgccgccgtcgttcgACCTGGACCAGCTGACGACGCTGTTCGCCGCCAAAAACCTGTCGCAGGCCGACATGATTGCTCTATCTG GGGCGCACACGCTGGGGTTCGCGCACTGCAACACGTTCGCGGGCCGGATCCAGCCGGAGTCGGTGGACCCGACGATGAACGCCACGTACGCGGCGGACCTGCAGGCGGCGTGCCCGGCGGGGGTGGACCCCAACATCGCGCTGCAGCTGGACCCCGTCACGCCGCAAGCCTTCGACAACCAGTACTTCGTCAACCTGGTGAACGGCCGGGGGCTCTTCACCTCCGACCAGGTGCTCTACTCCGACGCCCGCTCGCAGCCCACCGTGGTGGCGTGGGCGCAGAACGCCACCGACTTCGAGCAGGCCTTCGTCGACGCCATGACCAAGCTCGGCCGCGTCGACGTCAAGACCGACCCGTCGCTGGGGAACATCCGCCGAGACTGCGCCTTCCTCAACTGA